A stretch of Aureispira sp. CCB-E DNA encodes these proteins:
- the trxA gene encoding thioredoxin, whose product MALEFTDSNFEDKVLNSGSVTVVDFWAQWCGPCRAIAPIIEELADEYAGTALIGKVDVDANQELAMQYSIRSIPTILILKDGEVVEKHVGAITKPALQAKLDKHLA is encoded by the coding sequence ATGGCACTCGAATTCACAGATAGCAACTTCGAAGATAAAGTATTAAACTCAGGTAGTGTAACAGTTGTTGATTTTTGGGCACAATGGTGTGGTCCATGTAGAGCTATTGCTCCAATTATTGAAGAATTGGCAGACGAGTATGCTGGAACTGCTTTGATTGGAAAAGTAGATGTAGACGCAAATCAAGAGCTAGCAATGCAATATAGCATTCGTTCAATTCCTACAATTTTAATCTTGAAAGATGGAGAAGTTGTTGAAAAACACGTAGGCGCAATTACGAAGCCTGCTTTGCAAGCTAAATTAGATAAGCATTTGGCATAA
- a CDS encoding Na/Pi cotransporter family protein, with amino-acid sequence MDFNFGSVLNIIGSLAFFIYGMKMMSDGIQRAAGSQLRSILRTMTQNRFLGVFTGFLITLLIQSSSATTVMTVSFVNAGLLSLTESAGVMIGANIGTTITGWIVSVLGFKVKLSAYSIPLFAFGVPMVFAGKGKVKYWGQFIIGFAILFLGLSELKSAVPDLKGNPEALEFLAQYTQWGIFSRILFVIVGTLLTIIVQSSSASMAITLTLCANGLLPFDVAAAMILGENIGTTITAELASLIGNTSARRSARIHSLFNTVGVAWMVIVLPWFLPVLSNTLQDLFPNLFGNPYADAAAIPLSLAAFHTAFNTINVCLVLPFVPLLVRAATYTVKDKDGDNQVEKLQFITNGNLTPELNTDAVQKETAHFGDVIGRMNGFLKTSLNTINNKEKDEAIKRLFKYEEISDMMEIEITEYITNLADKEITSDTSTRLRSYMNIANDLERIADIYFQIAKTLEQKIEERIYFLPEQRNGLNQMLELVDKAFQEMNRNLAVADYSTVDKSAARQLEDAINDLRDQLRSNNLDRLGNPDYKVKAAMIYNNLFSSLERIGDHIINVTESVVGEI; translated from the coding sequence ATGGATTTCAACTTTGGAAGTGTTCTTAATATCATAGGATCTTTGGCCTTCTTTATTTATGGCATGAAGATGATGAGTGATGGCATCCAACGTGCAGCCGGCTCACAACTTAGAAGTATTTTGAGAACCATGACCCAAAATCGGTTTTTAGGGGTTTTCACAGGTTTTTTAATCACGCTCCTCATACAATCCTCCTCCGCTACTACTGTAATGACCGTAAGTTTTGTTAATGCGGGACTCTTATCGTTGACAGAATCTGCAGGAGTAATGATCGGTGCCAATATTGGAACCACGATTACAGGATGGATTGTTTCAGTCCTTGGTTTTAAGGTCAAACTATCGGCTTATTCTATACCTTTGTTTGCCTTTGGAGTACCCATGGTTTTTGCAGGAAAAGGGAAAGTCAAATACTGGGGACAGTTTATTATTGGTTTTGCCATTTTGTTTTTAGGTTTAAGTGAACTAAAAAGTGCGGTTCCTGACTTGAAAGGGAATCCAGAAGCATTGGAGTTCTTAGCACAATACACACAATGGGGTATTTTTTCTAGAATTTTATTTGTTATTGTTGGAACACTATTAACCATCATTGTACAATCTTCTAGTGCCTCGATGGCAATTACATTGACGCTTTGTGCCAATGGTCTATTGCCTTTTGACGTTGCAGCAGCAATGATTTTAGGTGAAAATATAGGAACGACCATTACAGCAGAGTTGGCCTCTTTAATAGGCAACACCTCTGCAAGACGCTCGGCTAGAATACACTCTTTATTCAATACCGTTGGAGTTGCTTGGATGGTTATTGTACTGCCTTGGTTCTTACCAGTTTTGTCAAATACCTTGCAGGATTTATTCCCCAATTTATTTGGCAATCCATATGCAGACGCAGCAGCTATTCCATTGTCTTTGGCAGCGTTTCATACGGCTTTTAATACCATCAATGTATGTTTGGTTTTACCTTTTGTGCCTTTGTTGGTTCGTGCAGCTACGTATACTGTTAAAGATAAGGATGGAGACAATCAAGTGGAAAAATTACAATTCATCACCAATGGTAATTTAACCCCTGAATTAAATACCGATGCTGTACAAAAAGAAACAGCACATTTCGGAGATGTTATAGGAAGAATGAACGGATTTCTAAAAACGTCTTTGAATACCATTAATAACAAGGAAAAAGACGAAGCCATCAAACGCTTGTTTAAGTACGAAGAAATTTCGGATATGATGGAAATCGAAATTACAGAATATATTACCAACCTTGCAGACAAAGAAATCACTTCTGACACTTCTACTCGCCTGAGAAGTTATATGAATATTGCCAATGACTTGGAACGTATTGCCGATATTTATTTCCAAATTGCCAAGACATTGGAACAAAAAATAGAAGAACGCATTTATTTCTTGCCCGAACAACGCAATGGTTTAAATCAAATGTTGGAATTAGTCGATAAGGCTTTTCAGGAAATGAATAGAAACTTAGCTGTAGCGGACTATAGTACGGTTGACAAAAGTGCAGCGCGTCAATTGGAAGATGCAATTAATGATCTCAGAGATCAATTGCGTTCAAACAATTTAGATCGTTTGGGAAATCCTGACTACAAGGTAAAAGCTGCTATGATTTACAACAATTTATTCTCTTCTTTGGAGCGAATTGGTGACCATATTATCAATGTAACAGAGTCTGTTGTAGGCGAGATTTAA
- a CDS encoding LamG-like jellyroll fold domain-containing protein, with amino-acid sequence MKQFKTVLQFSVLLSFLWIFSNNAFAQGNALGLDGNNDFADCGNHPSLDITGTSITLEAWVYSTSFTTNVWQGNVVNKSGNGDFGYMLRVGNNGQVNFNIGNGAWNEINSPTGTVALNTWHHIAGTYDGTTMRLYVDGVEVATGPLTGNIGFASNNLLFGDDPQFTGRYFPGRIDEVRIWNTTRTAQEIIEDMNNNACSNYPTGLVAYYKFNQGVANGNNAGLTTINEEIGVGNGTIINSSLNGAVSNWVEGVYLSTSDSSLTICQGDSVLIGGSYQTTSGTYFDSLQTINGCDSLIRITLAVTPSVVTNNNATICQGDSILLGGAYQTTTGIYVDTLQAASGCDSLISTTLIVLVPASVSVTAQICQGDSILLGGAYQTTAGNYMDSLKNTMGCDSVILTTTLSIISTVTSTDTIRICQGDSVLIAGVYQSTAGTYSDTLQSTAGCDSIHQQTLVVYPSPNVILTAFSPDTLCDNGAPIPLPAATPAGGSYSGNGVSGANFDPAISGPGIHYVAYTYTDANNCTATDSTMITVNICLGVEAINAKTDFNIFPNPAQDVLTIQSKTLPTSPLQVSIVDALGRTVKQAFIGSNRTTNLDVSTLNAGIYFVVISTKNQTVVHKISKRKS; translated from the coding sequence GTGAAACAATTTAAAACAGTACTCCAATTCAGCGTTCTCCTTAGTTTTCTTTGGATATTTAGTAACAATGCATTTGCGCAAGGAAATGCACTAGGTTTAGACGGCAACAATGACTTTGCTGATTGTGGCAACCATCCTAGTCTAGACATCACAGGTACCTCTATTACCCTAGAAGCATGGGTATATTCTACTTCTTTTACAACCAATGTATGGCAGGGAAATGTTGTAAACAAAAGTGGTAATGGAGATTTTGGTTATATGCTTCGTGTTGGCAACAATGGACAAGTTAATTTTAATATTGGAAATGGCGCTTGGAACGAAATCAACTCTCCTACAGGTACCGTTGCACTAAACACATGGCATCACATTGCAGGAACGTATGATGGAACAACAATGCGTCTGTATGTAGATGGTGTAGAGGTAGCAACAGGTCCTTTAACTGGTAACATTGGATTTGCTTCCAACAACTTACTTTTTGGAGACGATCCTCAGTTTACAGGAAGATATTTTCCAGGTAGAATTGACGAGGTTCGTATTTGGAACACCACAAGAACAGCGCAAGAAATTATAGAAGACATGAACAATAATGCTTGTTCTAATTATCCAACTGGTCTAGTTGCTTATTACAAATTCAATCAAGGAGTTGCAAATGGCAATAATGCAGGGCTAACAACAATTAATGAAGAAATTGGAGTAGGAAATGGAACCATTATTAATAGTAGCCTTAATGGTGCCGTTTCTAATTGGGTAGAAGGTGTCTATCTATCAACTTCTGATAGTTCTCTAACCATTTGTCAAGGAGATAGTGTTTTAATAGGTGGGAGTTATCAAACAACTTCAGGCACTTATTTTGATTCTTTACAAACCATCAACGGCTGTGACAGTTTGATTAGAATTACATTAGCAGTTACTCCAAGTGTTGTAACTAACAACAATGCTACTATTTGTCAAGGAGATAGCATTCTGTTGGGAGGAGCTTATCAAACTACAACAGGCATTTATGTAGATACCCTTCAAGCCGCTTCTGGTTGTGATAGCCTTATATCAACGACCCTTATTGTTCTTGTTCCTGCCTCTGTCAGTGTTACTGCTCAGATTTGCCAAGGAGATAGCATTTTATTGGGTGGAGCATATCAAACAACTGCTGGTAATTACATGGACTCACTAAAAAATACGATGGGTTGTGATAGTGTTATTTTAACCACAACATTATCCATTATTTCTACGGTTACATCAACAGATACCATTCGCATTTGCCAAGGAGATAGTGTCCTAATTGCAGGAGTGTATCAATCGACGGCAGGCACCTATTCTGACACCCTTCAAAGTACAGCGGGGTGCGATAGTATCCACCAACAAACACTTGTTGTCTATCCTTCTCCTAATGTTATTTTGACAGCATTCTCTCCAGATACATTATGTGATAATGGCGCACCAATCCCACTTCCAGCTGCTACGCCAGCAGGTGGCTCCTATAGTGGTAATGGAGTTAGTGGAGCTAATTTTGATCCTGCCATCAGTGGACCTGGTATCCATTATGTTGCTTATACCTACACCGATGCCAACAATTGTACGGCTACCGATTCTACCATGATTACAGTTAATATTTGTTTGGGAGTAGAAGCTATCAACGCAAAAACTGACTTCAATATTTTTCCAAATCCAGCACAAGATGTATTAACGATACAAAGCAAAACTCTTCCTACAAGTCCATTGCAAGTAAGTATAGTTGACGCACTAGGTAGAACTGTAAAACAAGCCTTTATTGGTTCTAATAGAACAACAAATCTTGATGTTTCAACTTTAAACGCAGGAATCTATTTTGTAGTAATTTCAACTAAAAATCAAACTGTTGTTCACAAAATAAGCAAGCGCAAATCTTAA
- a CDS encoding NAD(P)/FAD-dependent oxidoreductase, giving the protein MKVAIIGGGAAGFFAAIAAKENYPDAQVVILEKTKKLLSKVKISGGGRCNVTNGCTSIKELVKAYPRGNKLLKKIFPTFNTKHTMDWFQSRNVPLVIQEDNCVFPTSQNSQSIIDCFLEESRRLGVQIETNKVVKALTPTTDGIKLTLGKTAHEFRTFDKVIVATGGSPKRQGLQWLADLGHQIELPVPSLFTFNMPHEDITELMGIVVEETKTSIQGTKLKSDGPLLITHWGMSGPSILKLSAFGARLLSECNYSFNVQVNWVNELNNALVAEKLSDIVKAHPNKLLTNYRPYLLPERLWHYLLKKSELPIHKKWAELGKKGLHKLVALLTNDSYEVKGKTTFKEEFVTCGGVSLESIHPKTMQSKVCPNLYFAGEVLDIDGITGGYNFQAAWTTAFIAAKLQ; this is encoded by the coding sequence ATGAAAGTTGCTATTATAGGAGGAGGAGCAGCAGGCTTTTTTGCAGCTATTGCTGCCAAAGAAAATTATCCTGATGCTCAAGTTGTGATTTTAGAAAAAACCAAAAAGTTACTTTCTAAGGTAAAAATCTCTGGTGGAGGTCGCTGCAACGTAACCAACGGCTGTACTTCAATCAAAGAATTGGTCAAAGCTTACCCTAGAGGCAATAAATTATTAAAAAAAATATTCCCGACCTTCAATACCAAACATACTATGGACTGGTTTCAGTCTAGGAATGTTCCCTTGGTTATCCAAGAAGACAACTGTGTTTTTCCTACCTCTCAAAATTCTCAATCTATTATTGATTGTTTTTTGGAGGAAAGCCGCCGACTAGGAGTACAAATCGAAACAAACAAAGTTGTCAAAGCCCTCACTCCTACTACGGACGGAATAAAACTAACACTGGGAAAAACAGCCCATGAATTTAGAACCTTTGATAAAGTAATTGTTGCTACGGGTGGTTCTCCCAAACGACAAGGGCTTCAGTGGCTCGCCGATTTAGGACACCAAATTGAACTGCCTGTTCCTTCCTTATTTACCTTTAATATGCCCCATGAAGACATCACAGAATTAATGGGAATTGTTGTAGAAGAAACCAAAACAAGCATCCAAGGTACCAAACTCAAATCGGATGGACCTCTACTCATCACACATTGGGGCATGAGTGGTCCTTCGATTCTCAAACTCTCTGCATTTGGAGCTCGTCTGCTTAGTGAGTGTAATTATTCGTTCAATGTTCAAGTCAATTGGGTAAATGAACTCAACAACGCTTTAGTTGCTGAAAAACTATCCGATATTGTCAAAGCCCACCCTAACAAATTGCTAACGAACTACCGTCCTTATTTACTTCCTGAACGACTTTGGCATTACTTATTGAAAAAAAGTGAACTTCCTATCCATAAAAAATGGGCAGAATTGGGTAAAAAAGGATTGCATAAATTAGTGGCTCTCCTTACGAATGACAGTTATGAAGTAAAGGGCAAAACTACATTTAAGGAAGAGTTTGTGACCTGTGGTGGAGTTAGCTTAGAAAGCATCCATCCCAAAACAATGCAAAGCAAGGTTTGCCCTAATCTGTATTTTGCTGGAGAAGTATTGGACATAGATGGCATTACAGGAGGATATAATTTCCAAGCTGCTTGGACTACAGCTTTTATTGCAGCTAAATTACAATAA
- a CDS encoding DUF4476 domain-containing protein, whose translation MRTIVTLLFLILPLVGLLAQQTTPLSEAEFEVHRAQIAGQSFDSKRLLKAKELSDVQYLYVSQIEAIIKGFSLESNKLEYAKYAYSTTLDAANYPNLVALFRLSESKEALKGFLSKREIPVVPQASEKTVTIEEPASDNESSAVEITTGPKPIDDPSFAAAKRSVSEESFESAKLRRAKQISDANYLLAGQVKELLDLLSFESSKLEYAQYAYDKTYDQANYEIVKEGLKHSKSKETMTAFLKNKPVTTYQQKKEVVKANLTPVANTQTPNTPSTIVMSQGDFINAQNQITSQTSDSKKLEEAKAIANKNNLSSEQIKSIVGIFLFEDNRLEFAKYAYAKTVDQENYDLVKAALEKENHKFLEDYIKHVDKKMAENTLATGPSELSSEDFEALKHKLKGLALESHKLERAKIIVDRSKISAMQVKQINDLFELEETRLDFAQYAYSKTLNPQDYSIVREALTKTTSKYALDRFIKAQKK comes from the coding sequence ATGAGAACAATTGTTACACTACTGTTTTTAATATTACCCTTAGTTGGATTGTTAGCACAACAAACAACACCACTATCAGAAGCTGAGTTTGAGGTGCATCGAGCACAGATTGCAGGGCAGTCTTTTGATAGCAAACGACTCTTGAAAGCAAAGGAATTGTCAGATGTACAATATCTGTATGTTAGCCAGATAGAAGCTATCATAAAAGGGTTTTCTTTAGAAAGTAATAAATTGGAATATGCTAAATATGCTTATTCAACAACTTTAGATGCTGCTAATTATCCCAATTTAGTTGCTCTCTTTCGATTGAGCGAATCAAAAGAGGCATTAAAAGGTTTTTTGTCGAAACGCGAAATTCCTGTGGTACCTCAAGCCTCAGAAAAGACAGTAACTATTGAAGAGCCAGCGAGTGACAATGAATCTAGTGCTGTAGAGATTACGACAGGACCTAAACCTATAGACGATCCATCTTTTGCTGCTGCTAAGCGCTCTGTAAGTGAAGAATCTTTTGAGAGTGCTAAATTGCGCCGTGCAAAACAAATTAGTGATGCCAACTATTTGTTGGCAGGACAAGTAAAAGAACTGTTAGATTTGCTAAGTTTTGAAAGCTCAAAGTTGGAGTATGCGCAGTATGCTTATGATAAAACATACGATCAGGCAAATTATGAAATCGTCAAGGAAGGTTTAAAACATTCTAAGAGTAAAGAAACAATGACGGCTTTCTTGAAAAATAAACCAGTGACAACATATCAGCAAAAAAAAGAAGTCGTAAAAGCGAATCTTACTCCTGTAGCTAATACTCAAACACCAAATACACCATCCACGATCGTTATGTCTCAAGGAGATTTTATCAATGCTCAAAATCAAATTACTAGCCAAACCTCAGATTCAAAAAAATTAGAAGAAGCAAAAGCAATTGCCAATAAAAACAACTTATCTAGCGAACAGATCAAGTCTATTGTTGGAATCTTTTTGTTTGAAGATAATCGCTTGGAATTTGCAAAATATGCTTATGCTAAAACCGTAGATCAGGAAAATTATGATTTGGTTAAGGCTGCTTTGGAGAAAGAAAATCACAAATTTCTAGAGGATTACATCAAGCATGTTGATAAAAAAATGGCTGAGAATACCTTAGCTACAGGTCCTAGCGAATTATCTTCAGAAGATTTTGAGGCTCTAAAGCACAAATTAAAAGGACTGGCATTGGAGAGTCATAAATTGGAGCGAGCTAAGATAATTGTTGACCGCTCTAAAATTAGTGCCATGCAGGTAAAACAAATTAATGATCTATTTGAGTTGGAAGAAACTCGATTAGATTTTGCTCAATATGCGTATTCCAAGACTTTGAACCCTCAAGACTATTCTATTGTACGTGAGGCGCTGACAAAAACAACGAGTAAGTATGCACTAGATCGGTTTATCAAAGCACAAAAGAAATAA